The Candidatus Pantoea soli genome window below encodes:
- a CDS encoding class I adenylate cyclase, giving the protein MYLYIETLKQRLDAINQLRVDRALAAMGPAFQHVYSLLPTLLHYHHPLMPGYLEGSVPHGVSFFTPDENQQQLLQALAGDQPLDLSTAVNGERPITGIYSMGSTSSVGQNSVSDLDIWVCHQSWLDNEERLNLQRKCTLLQKWCVSMGVEVSFFLIDENRFRHNESGSLGGEDCGSTQHILLLDEFYRTAVRMAGKRILWNMVPGDEEHHYDDYVMSLYSQGVLTPNEWLDLGGLGTLSAEEYFGASLWQLYKSIDSPYKAVLKTLLLEAYSWEYPNTQLLAMDIKQRLHDGEIVCFGLDPYCMMLERVTRYLTSVEDTARLDLVRRCFYLKVCEKLSSEEPHSRSGWRREILSQLVKAWGWDDDKLAVLDNRAQWKIERVREAHNELLDAMMQSYRNLIRFARRNNLSVSASPQDIGVLTRKLYAAFEALPGKVTLVNPQISPDLSEENLTFIHVPEGRANRAGWYLYNQAPDMSSIISHQPLEYNRYLNKLVAWAWFNGLLTRKTRLHMKGNELCDLPRLQELVNDVSGHFPLRLPAPTPKALYSPCEIRHLAIIVNLEHDPTSAFRNQVVHFDFRKLDVFSFGQQQQCLIGSIDLLYRNSWNEVRTLHFSGEQAMIDALKTILGKMHQDAAPPDTVEVFCYSQHLRGLIRTRVQQLVSECIELRLSSTRQEPGRFKALRMAGQTWGLFFERMSVSVQKLENAVEFYGAISNNKLHGLSIKVESNQTPLPPVVNGYASEGIIQFFFEDTSDDRGFNIYILDETNRVEVYHHCEGSKEELVRDVSRFYSSSHDRFTYGSSFINFNLPQFYQIVNTGDRFQVIPFRSQTLTQLCATQPDNDNGDFQPRYQMH; this is encoded by the coding sequence TTGTACCTCTACATTGAGACACTGAAACAGAGACTGGATGCAATTAACCAGCTGCGTGTCGATCGCGCACTGGCTGCCATGGGACCTGCTTTCCAGCACGTCTACAGTCTGCTGCCAACATTACTGCATTATCATCATCCGCTGATGCCGGGTTACCTTGAAGGTAGCGTTCCCCACGGCGTCAGCTTCTTCACGCCTGATGAAAACCAGCAGCAGTTATTACAGGCCTTAGCCGGCGATCAGCCGCTTGACCTCAGCACGGCCGTAAACGGTGAACGCCCAATCACCGGCATTTACTCCATGGGCAGCACCTCTTCTGTCGGGCAGAACAGCGTGTCCGATCTGGATATCTGGGTGTGCCATCAGTCGTGGCTGGATAATGAAGAGCGCCTCAATCTGCAGCGTAAGTGTACGCTGCTGCAGAAATGGTGTGTGTCGATGGGTGTGGAAGTGAGTTTCTTCCTGATCGACGAAAACCGTTTCCGCCATAACGAGAGCGGCAGCCTGGGCGGTGAAGACTGTGGTTCAACCCAGCACATCCTGCTGCTGGATGAGTTTTACCGTACAGCCGTGCGCATGGCCGGGAAACGCATTCTGTGGAATATGGTGCCAGGCGATGAGGAGCATCACTACGACGATTACGTGATGTCGCTCTATTCGCAGGGCGTGTTGACGCCCAATGAGTGGCTGGACCTGGGCGGCCTTGGCACGCTATCGGCAGAAGAGTACTTCGGTGCCAGCCTGTGGCAGCTGTATAAAAGTATCGATTCGCCCTACAAAGCCGTGCTGAAAACCCTGCTGCTGGAGGCGTACAGTTGGGAATACCCGAATACGCAACTGCTGGCGATGGATATCAAACAGCGCCTGCACGACGGCGAAATTGTCTGCTTCGGCCTCGATCCTTACTGCATGATGCTGGAGCGCGTCACGCGTTACCTAACCAGCGTGGAAGATACGGCGCGGCTTGATTTAGTTCGTCGCTGTTTCTATCTGAAAGTGTGCGAGAAGCTCTCCAGCGAAGAGCCGCATTCGCGTTCCGGCTGGCGGCGGGAAATTCTGTCGCAGCTGGTGAAAGCGTGGGGCTGGGATGATGACAAACTCGCCGTGCTGGATAACCGCGCGCAGTGGAAAATTGAGCGTGTCCGCGAAGCGCACAATGAACTGCTGGATGCGATGATGCAGAGTTATCGCAACCTGATCCGTTTTGCCCGTCGCAACAATTTAAGCGTCAGCGCCAGCCCGCAGGATATCGGCGTGCTGACGCGTAAGTTGTATGCTGCGTTTGAAGCGCTGCCGGGAAAGGTGACGCTGGTTAACCCGCAGATCTCGCCCGATCTCTCCGAAGAGAACCTGACCTTTATTCACGTGCCTGAAGGGCGCGCCAACCGAGCGGGCTGGTATCTGTACAATCAGGCGCCGGACATGAGCTCCATCATCAGCCATCAGCCGCTGGAATATAACCGCTATCTTAACAAGCTGGTGGCCTGGGCGTGGTTCAACGGTCTGCTGACGCGTAAAACCCGCCTGCATATGAAGGGCAACGAGCTGTGCGATCTGCCGCGCCTGCAGGAGCTGGTAAATGACGTATCGGGACACTTCCCGCTGCGCCTGCCTGCGCCTACGCCGAAAGCGCTCTACAGCCCGTGCGAAATTCGTCACCTGGCGATTATCGTCAATCTGGAGCACGATCCAACTTCCGCATTCCGTAATCAGGTGGTGCATTTTGATTTCCGCAAGCTGGATGTGTTCAGCTTCGGTCAGCAGCAGCAGTGCCTGATTGGCAGCATTGACCTGCTCTATCGCAACTCCTGGAATGAAGTGCGCACGCTGCACTTCAGCGGCGAGCAGGCGATGATCGACGCGCTGAAGACCATTCTGGGTAAAATGCATCAGGATGCCGCCCCGCCGGATACGGTTGAGGTATTTTGCTACAGCCAGCATCTGCGCGGGTTGATTCGCACCCGCGTGCAGCAGCTGGTCTCTGAATGCATTGAGCTGCGCCTGTCGAGTACGCGTCAGGAGCCGGGACGCTTCAAAGCCCTGCGCATGGCCGGACAGACCTGGGGCCTGTTCTTTGAACGTATGAGTGTCTCGGTGCAGAAGCTGGAAAACGCCGTCGAGTTCTACGGTGCGATTTCCAATAACAAACTGCACGGGTTGTCGATCAAAGTCGAATCGAACCAGACGCCGCTGCCGCCGGTGGTTAACGGCTACGCCAGTGAAGGCATTATTCAGTTCTTCTTTGAAGACACCAGCGACGATCGCGGTTTCAACATTTATATCCTTGATGAGACCAATCGCGTTGAGGTCTATCACCATTGCGAAGGCAGCAAAGAAGAGCTGGTTCGTGACGTCAGCCGTTTCTATTCATCGTCGCACGATCGCTTTACCTACGGTTCCAGCTTTATTAACTTCAACCTGCCGCAGTTCTATCAGATTGTGAACACCGGCGATCGCTTCCAGGTGATTCCGTTCCGCAGCCAGACGCTGACGCAGCTGTGCGCCACGCAGCCGGACAACGACAACGGCGACTTCCAGCCGCGTTATCAGATGCACTGA
- the lptM gene encoding LPS translocon maturation chaperone LptM has translation MIRVMSQLGMALALVSLAGCGLKGPLYFPPKDQSQPQSQQATAQQQKAAKQADTGGLVTGKSAGTQAN, from the coding sequence ATGATACGAGTGATGAGCCAGCTGGGCATGGCGCTGGCGCTGGTCAGCCTGGCAGGTTGTGGCCTGAAAGGACCGTTGTATTTCCCGCCCAAAGATCAGTCACAACCCCAGAGTCAGCAGGCTACTGCGCAGCAGCAAAAAGCGGCAAAGCAGGCTGACACCGGCGGTCTGGTGACCGGCAAATCTGCTGGTACGCAAGCGAACTAA
- the dapF gene encoding diaminopimelate epimerase — translation MQFSKMHGLGNDFMVVDAVTQNVFFSPELIRRLADRHLGIGFDQLLIVEPPYDPDLDFHYRIFNADGSEVAQCGNGARCFARFVRLKGLTNKSDIRVSTQTGRMVLSVNSEELVRVNMGEPNFDPQQVPLRANKAENLYLQRVAEQTVMFGAVSMGNPHCVMQVESVTTAAVETLGPALESHERFPERVNVGFMEVVNPEHIRLRVYERGAGETQACGSGACAAVACGIQQGILAENVRVDLPGGTLHIAWKGPGQPLFMTGPATHVYDGFIHL, via the coding sequence ATGCAGTTCTCGAAAATGCACGGTCTCGGTAACGATTTCATGGTCGTGGACGCCGTGACGCAAAACGTCTTTTTTTCGCCGGAACTGATTCGCCGGCTGGCGGATCGGCATCTGGGGATCGGTTTTGATCAGCTATTGATCGTCGAGCCGCCCTACGATCCGGACCTTGATTTCCACTATCGCATTTTCAACGCTGACGGCAGTGAAGTGGCGCAGTGCGGCAACGGCGCGCGCTGCTTCGCCCGCTTTGTGCGGCTGAAAGGGCTGACCAACAAAAGCGACATCCGCGTCAGCACCCAGACCGGACGCATGGTGCTCAGCGTTAACAGCGAAGAGCTGGTGCGCGTGAATATGGGTGAACCCAATTTTGATCCGCAGCAGGTGCCCCTGCGTGCCAACAAAGCAGAAAACCTCTATCTGCAGCGCGTTGCCGAGCAAACGGTGATGTTTGGTGCCGTTTCTATGGGTAATCCGCACTGCGTGATGCAGGTGGAGAGCGTCACAACCGCAGCGGTGGAAACGCTGGGGCCGGCGCTGGAAAGCCATGAACGCTTCCCGGAACGCGTCAACGTTGGCTTTATGGAAGTGGTCAATCCGGAGCACATTCGCCTGCGCGTGTATGAACGCGGTGCCGGCGAAACGCAGGCCTGCGGCAGCGGCGCCTGTGCCGCAGTGGCGTGCGGCATTCAGCAGGGCATCCTGGCGGAGAATGTGCGCGTCGATCTGCCCGGCGGCACGCTGCATATCGCCTGGAAAGGGCCAGGACAGCCCCTGTTTATGACCGGTCCGGCCACACATGTTTACGATGGGTTTATTCATCTATGA
- a CDS encoding DUF484 domain-containing protein, with product MKNIDEQTDSPVLLDDHSVSAFLRQNPDFFIRNARKVEQMMVPHPVRGSVSLVEWHMARQRNHIQQLEEEITLLMEQATANHQLFDRLLSLQSHLAAADSLQEMLTRLHRWARELGLAGANVRLFSDKWHIGAPSDFTQLGLSRQAFEPLRIQRFGHEHHYLGSLNGPELLLLLPQGKAIGSVAMSLMGERGDLGVLIFSSRDNQHYQAGMGTLLLQHLAQMLPDLLARWVERA from the coding sequence ATGAAAAATATCGACGAGCAAACCGATAGCCCGGTTTTGCTGGACGATCACTCGGTCAGCGCTTTTCTGCGCCAGAACCCCGATTTCTTTATCCGGAACGCCCGTAAGGTTGAGCAGATGATGGTGCCGCATCCGGTGCGCGGCAGCGTGTCGCTGGTGGAGTGGCACATGGCGCGCCAGCGCAACCATATCCAGCAGCTGGAAGAGGAGATTACGCTGCTGATGGAGCAGGCCACGGCTAACCATCAGCTGTTTGATCGCCTGCTGTCGCTGCAAAGCCACCTGGCGGCGGCGGATAGCCTGCAGGAGATGCTGACGCGCCTGCATCGCTGGGCACGCGAGCTGGGGCTGGCGGGGGCGAACGTGCGGCTGTTCAGCGACAAATGGCACATTGGTGCGCCCTCTGATTTTACCCAGCTGGGCCTGTCCCGGCAGGCTTTTGAGCCGCTGCGCATTCAGCGCTTTGGTCATGAACACCACTACCTCGGTAGCCTGAACGGCCCGGAGCTGCTGCTGCTGCTGCCGCAGGGCAAAGCCATCGGTTCAGTGGCGATGTCGCTGATGGGTGAGCGCGGCGATCTGGGCGTGCTGATCTTCAGCAGCCGGGACAATCAGCACTATCAGGCGGGCATGGGCACGCTGCTGCTGCAGCATCTGGCACAAATGCTGCCGGACCTGCTGGCGCGCTGGGTTGAACGGGCATGA
- the xerC gene encoding tyrosine recombinase XerC has translation MSSPSPLLPAVEGFLRYLKVERQLSPLTQKNYARQLQAIIAMADEMRLTAWTQLEPAQVRQLAARSRRGGLQASSLALRMSALRSFLDWQVSQGMLSANPAKGIATPRNARHLPKNMDVDEVSQLLEIDLSDPLAVRDRAMLETMYGGGLRLSELTGMDCRHLDLEAGEVWVVGKGSKERRVPIGGTAVTWLQHWLPLRSGFAPQDDAVFVSTRGSRISARNVQKRFAEWGIKQGVASHIHPHKLRHSFATHLLESSGDLRAVQELLGHANLSTTQIYTHLDFQHLASVYDAAHPRAKRGKS, from the coding sequence ATGAGCAGCCCCAGCCCGCTGCTGCCGGCCGTTGAGGGCTTTCTGCGTTATCTAAAAGTTGAACGCCAGCTCAGCCCGCTTACGCAAAAAAATTATGCCCGTCAGCTGCAGGCAATCATCGCCATGGCCGATGAGATGCGCCTGACGGCGTGGACGCAGCTGGAACCGGCACAGGTACGCCAGCTGGCGGCCCGCAGCCGGCGCGGCGGCCTGCAGGCCAGCAGCCTGGCGTTACGCATGTCGGCGCTGCGCAGCTTTCTCGACTGGCAGGTCAGCCAGGGCATGCTGAGCGCCAATCCGGCAAAAGGCATTGCGACCCCGCGCAACGCACGCCATCTGCCTAAAAATATGGATGTCGATGAAGTCAGTCAGCTGCTGGAAATCGACCTGAGCGACCCGCTGGCGGTGCGCGATCGCGCCATGCTGGAGACGATGTACGGCGGCGGTTTGCGTCTGTCGGAACTGACAGGGATGGATTGCCGCCATCTGGATCTGGAGGCCGGCGAAGTCTGGGTGGTGGGTAAAGGCAGCAAGGAGCGCCGCGTGCCGATTGGTGGCACCGCCGTGACCTGGCTGCAGCACTGGCTGCCGCTGCGCAGTGGTTTTGCGCCTCAGGATGATGCGGTGTTTGTTTCCACGCGCGGCAGCCGCATTTCCGCGCGTAACGTACAAAAGCGCTTTGCCGAATGGGGCATCAAACAGGGCGTTGCCAGCCACATTCATCCCCACAAGCTGCGTCACTCTTTTGCCACCCATCTGCTGGAATCGAGCGGCGATCTGCGCGCGGTACAGGAACTGCTTGGCCACGCCAACCTTTCCACCACGCAGATCTACACCCACCTGGATTTCCAGCATCTGGCGTCGGTGTATGATGCAGCGCATCCACGTGCCAAACGAGGGAAGTCTTAA
- the yigB gene encoding 5-amino-6-(5-phospho-D-ribitylamino)uracil phosphatase YigB has protein sequence MKFYRPLGAIRAITFDLDDTLYDNHPVIRKTALESHAALQAYHPALRDFTPAQYQALRDELLAREPEIYHDVSEWRRRSVELALSNVGLPAAEATAGSHEVMKVFHQWRSVVEMPEETHQTLAWLAERVPLVAITNGNADPEKLGISHYFHFALRAGPHGRAKPWQDMYHLAAGRLALPPGQILHVGDDLTTDVAGALRAGLQACWINLRGGNLMQMADARQVPHVEIHQLASLTSLL, from the coding sequence ATGAAGTTTTATCGTCCGCTCGGCGCGATCCGCGCGATCACCTTTGATCTCGACGATACGCTGTATGATAACCATCCGGTGATCCGCAAGACCGCGCTGGAATCCCACGCCGCGCTGCAGGCTTATCATCCGGCACTGCGTGATTTTACCCCGGCGCAGTATCAGGCGCTGCGTGATGAGTTGCTGGCACGCGAGCCGGAGATTTATCACGATGTGTCTGAATGGCGTCGCCGCTCGGTGGAGCTGGCGCTCAGCAACGTCGGGCTGCCCGCGGCGGAAGCCACGGCAGGTTCGCATGAAGTGATGAAGGTGTTTCATCAGTGGCGCAGCGTGGTAGAGATGCCGGAAGAGACGCATCAGACGCTGGCCTGGCTGGCTGAACGCGTGCCGCTGGTGGCCATCACCAACGGTAATGCTGACCCGGAAAAACTGGGTATCAGCCACTATTTTCACTTTGCGCTGCGCGCCGGGCCGCATGGACGGGCGAAACCGTGGCAGGATATGTATCACCTTGCAGCCGGGCGGCTGGCCCTGCCGCCGGGACAGATACTGCACGTTGGTGATGATCTCACCACCGATGTCGCCGGTGCGCTGCGCGCCGGCCTGCAGGCCTGCTGGATCAACCTGCGCGGCGGCAATCTGATGCAGATGGCGGATGCACGTCAGGTGCCGCATGTGGAAATTCATCAGTTGGCATCGCTGACCTCGCTGTTATAA
- the uvrD gene encoding DNA helicase II gives MDVSDLLDGLNDKQREAVAAPRSNLLVLAGAGSGKTRVLVHRIAWLLSVENCSPYSIMAVTFTNKAAAEMRHRIEQLIGTSQGGMWIGTFHGLAHRLLRAHHLDAGLPQDFQILDSEDQLRLLKRLIKAMNLDEKQWPARQGMWYINGKKDEGLRPKHIESYGNPVEQTWLRIYQAYQEACDRAGLVDFAELLLRAHELWLNKPQILHHYRERFSNILVDEFQDTNNIQYAWIRMLAGDSGRVIIVGDDDQSIYGWRGAQVENIQRFLQDFPGAETIRLEQNYRSTNTILKAANALIANNNGRLGKELWTDGSDGEKIALYCAFNELDEARYVVNRIKTWHENGNALQDCAILYRSNAQSRVLEEALLQGSMPYRIYGGMRFFERQEIKDALAYLRLLANRNDDAAFERVVNTPTRGVGDRTLDVVRQTARERQLTLWQATRELLQAKALAGRAASALQRFCELVDALASETAEMPLHVQTDRVIKDSGLWLMYEQEKGEKGQARIENLEELVTATRQFSYQDEDEDLMPLQAFLSHAALEAGEGQADKWQDAVQLMTLHSAKGLEFSQVFIVGMEEGMFPSQMSLDEGGRLEEERRLAYVGVTRAMQKLTLTYAETRRLYGKEVYHRPSRFIGELPEECVEEVRLRASVSRPVSHQRMGTPVAKNDSGFTLGQRVRHAKFGEGTIVNLEGSGEHSRLQVAFQGQGIKWLVAAYARLETL, from the coding sequence ATGGACGTTTCTGATCTGCTTGACGGCTTGAATGATAAACAGCGCGAGGCGGTCGCCGCACCGCGCAGCAACCTGCTGGTGCTGGCCGGAGCAGGCAGTGGCAAAACGCGCGTGCTGGTGCACCGCATCGCCTGGCTGCTGTCGGTGGAGAACTGCTCGCCGTACTCCATCATGGCGGTGACGTTCACCAACAAAGCGGCGGCAGAAATGCGCCATCGTATCGAACAGCTGATCGGTACCAGCCAGGGCGGCATGTGGATCGGTACCTTCCACGGTCTGGCGCACCGTTTACTGCGCGCGCATCACCTGGATGCCGGTCTGCCGCAGGATTTCCAGATTCTCGACAGCGAAGATCAGCTGCGCCTGCTGAAGCGCCTGATCAAGGCGATGAATCTCGATGAGAAGCAGTGGCCTGCGCGTCAGGGGATGTGGTACATCAACGGCAAAAAAGATGAAGGTCTGCGGCCAAAACACATCGAAAGCTATGGCAATCCGGTAGAGCAAACCTGGCTGCGCATTTATCAGGCTTATCAGGAAGCCTGCGACCGGGCCGGTCTGGTCGATTTTGCCGAACTGCTGCTGCGGGCGCACGAGCTGTGGCTCAATAAACCGCAGATTCTTCATCACTACCGCGAGCGGTTCAGCAATATCCTGGTGGATGAATTTCAGGACACCAACAATATCCAGTACGCGTGGATTCGAATGCTGGCCGGCGACAGTGGCCGGGTGATCATTGTGGGCGATGACGATCAGTCCATTTATGGCTGGCGTGGCGCGCAGGTCGAAAACATTCAGCGTTTTCTGCAGGATTTCCCTGGCGCAGAGACGATTCGCCTGGAGCAAAACTATCGCTCGACCAATACGATTCTGAAAGCGGCTAACGCCCTGATTGCCAATAACAATGGCCGTCTGGGTAAAGAGCTGTGGACGGACGGCAGCGACGGCGAAAAGATTGCGCTGTACTGCGCCTTCAACGAGCTGGACGAAGCGCGCTATGTCGTTAACCGCATCAAAACCTGGCATGAGAACGGCAACGCGCTGCAGGACTGCGCCATTCTCTATCGCAGCAACGCCCAGTCGCGCGTGCTGGAAGAGGCGTTACTGCAGGGCAGCATGCCGTACCGCATCTACGGTGGCATGCGCTTCTTCGAACGCCAGGAGATCAAAGACGCCCTGGCCTATCTGCGTCTGCTGGCGAATCGCAATGACGATGCGGCTTTTGAGCGCGTGGTGAACACGCCGACGCGCGGCGTGGGCGATCGCACGCTGGACGTGGTGCGCCAGACGGCGCGCGAACGTCAGCTGACGCTGTGGCAGGCGACGCGTGAGCTGCTGCAGGCCAAAGCGCTGGCCGGACGGGCCGCCTCGGCGCTGCAGCGCTTCTGCGAGCTGGTAGATGCACTTGCCAGTGAAACAGCAGAGATGCCGCTGCACGTGCAGACCGACCGCGTAATCAAAGACTCCGGCTTGTGGCTGATGTACGAGCAGGAGAAGGGCGAAAAGGGCCAGGCGCGCATCGAAAACTTAGAAGAGCTGGTCACCGCCACGCGCCAGTTCAGCTATCAGGATGAAGATGAAGACCTGATGCCGCTGCAGGCGTTCTTATCCCATGCCGCGCTGGAGGCCGGTGAAGGCCAGGCGGACAAGTGGCAGGATGCGGTGCAGCTGATGACGCTGCACTCGGCCAAAGGGCTGGAGTTCAGCCAGGTGTTTATCGTCGGCATGGAAGAGGGCATGTTCCCGAGCCAGATGTCGCTGGATGAAGGCGGGCGGCTGGAAGAGGAGCGACGTCTGGCCTACGTTGGCGTAACGCGCGCCATGCAGAAGCTGACGCTGACCTACGCCGAGACCCGCCGGCTTTATGGTAAGGAAGTGTATCACCGCCCATCACGGTTTATCGGCGAACTGCCGGAAGAGTGCGTGGAGGAAGTGCGGCTGCGCGCCAGCGTCAGCCGTCCGGTCAGCCATCAGCGCATGGGCACGCCGGTGGCGAAAAATGACAGTGGTTTCACGCTCGGCCAGCGCGTGCGGCATGCGAAGTTCGGTGAAGGCACCATCGTTAACCTGGAAGGCAGCGGCGAACACAGCCGCCTGCAGGTTGCGTTTCAGGGGCAGGGCATCAAATGGCTGGTGGCGGCTTATGCCCGGCTGGAAACCCTCTAG